One part of the Amphiprion ocellaris isolate individual 3 ecotype Okinawa chromosome 24, ASM2253959v1, whole genome shotgun sequence genome encodes these proteins:
- the LOC111583877 gene encoding probable ribonuclease ZC3H12C, which translates to MGQKDHVEAGAGHILDLGLDLEYLHVAGADRQAGGADGPPAMEEQGESSGNSSTAHSPPPAALEENSGSDTESKSAPSPGSVLASGADSDGGEGGSAHSKNTHQPLCRTQCVDLGTDGPPELPSELSAELKHDAPAQSQCEPPPNPSTAEPASEVGGKEYQAKLEFALKLGYSEETVRLVLSKLGPDTLINDILGELVKLGTKSDSEQQPGSLASTSSSSSSSSSCGCSDLLDGQRSDSPCPSDSVCGQDNLRPIVVDGSNVAMSHGNKEMFSCQGIQLAVDWFLEHGHHDITVFVPAWRKEQSRPDAPITDQEILRRLEKEKILVFTPSRRVQGRRVVCYDDRFIVKLAYESDGIIVSNDNYRDLANEKPEWKKFIDERLLMYSFVNDKFMPPDDPLGRHGPSLDNFLRKRPVMPEQKKQPCPYGKKCTYGHKCKYYHPERGAQPQRAVADELRASAKTCITSKNQGDAGLVKSHSVPAGSIEAKKGAPKRQSDPSIRALSYSDAEEKLLAKGRAESQKSGLCGGSTSSISSSSSCSGNTTMSPAPGGPPSGLSLPQDQQSRAVPPHGVLPAPSHDLYPHCESPDLSYYSVTRAYSGLSLSSRRSPDCRFPNDTDLRLGSMGSAGSECGSESSVSCGSSCDSYSERSCPGCPPDTLLEDSVHFANPHGRLYPHHATSNHELCGLHPAEYTSIPHSHTSNPGVHSYHLSAARGQSCAHDQPPPEAPPKRPLYPLPPHLQHQPLTARSSCPGDYHSLPQSNPHPPGSPLGRCLAPTRAESVSDSHLHEHLSASHHHHRPKALPSWDSYYRQPLPARYELATYQSLPDTWQSSWHTPPWAQDGYTQHHSSHPALHPSPTRYLSHPPPPAHSPHPPHPSSTPLPPYPPHSSHLTVPSHPPPPSYLTQHPDSPAHGRYGDVREKVYVNLCNIFPPELVSRVMSRSPHITDPQQLAAAILAEKAQKGY; encoded by the exons ATGGGCCAGAAGGACCATGTGGAGGCAGGAGCAGGCCATATCCTCGACCTGGGGCTGGATTTGGAGTATCTCCACGTAGCGGGGGCTGACCGGCAGGCTGGCGGCGCTGACGGACCCCCTGCTATGGAGGAGCAGGGGGAGAGCTCTGGCAACAGCAGCACAGCCCACTCCCCTCCACCGGCAGCCTTAGAGGAAAACTCCGGTTCCGACACCGAGTCCAAGTCTGCGCCGTCTCCTGGCTCCGTCCTCGCTTCAGGCGCCGACTCggatggaggagagggagggtcCGCTCACAGCAAGAACACCCACCAGCCGCTCTGTCGGACCCAGTGCGTGGACCTGGGCACCGACGGGCCTCCCGAGCTTCCATCCGAACTTTCAGCAGAGCTCAAACACGATGCGCCTGCCCAGTCCCAATGTGAGCCTCCACCCAACCCCTCCACAGCAGAACCGGCGTCCGAGGTCGGTGGTAAGGAGTACCAGGCTAAGCTGGAGTTTGCTCTGAAGCTCGGCTACTCTGAGGAGACGGTGCGACTGGTGCTGTCCAAGCTCGGCCCCGACACCCTGATCAATGACATACTGGGAGAGCTGGTCAAACTGGGCACCAAGTCAGACAGTGAGCAACAGCCCGGATCTTTAGCCTCTACCTcgtcctcctcatcttcctcatcgTCATGCGGTTGTTCAGATTTGCTGGACGGTCAGCGGTCGGACTCGCCCTGTCCTTCAGACTCTGTGTGCGGCCAGGACAACCTTCGGCCAATAGTGGTAGATGGCAGTAACGTCGCCATGAG CCATGGCAACAAGGAAATGTTTTCCTGTCAGGGCATCCAGCTGGCTGTTGATTGGTTCCTGGAGCATGGCCATCATGACATCACAGTTTTTGTTCCTGCGTGGAGGAAGGAGCAGTCCCGCCCCGACGCCCCGATAACAG ATCAGGAGATCTTGCGTCGCCTTGAGAAGGAAAAAATCCTCGTCTTCACTCCTTCACGACGCGTCCAGGGTCGCCGCGTGGTCTGTTATGACGACCGCTTCATTGTCAAGCTGGCCTATGAGTCAGACGGCATCATCGTCTCCAATGACAACTACAGAGACCTGGCTAATGAGAAGCCAGAGTGGAAGAAATTCATAGACGAGCGGCTGCTCATGTACTCCTTTGTCAATGACAA GTTCATGCCGCCAGATGATCCTCTTGGTCGTCATGGTCCCAGTTTAGACAACTTCCTGAGGAAAAGACCTGTCATGCCTGAGCAGAAGAAACAGCCTTGTCCATATG GAAAGAAGTGCACTTACGGCCACAAGTGTAAGTACTACCACCCAGAGAGAGGCGCCCAGCCCCAGCGTGCCGTGGCTGATGAGCTCCGTGCCAGCGCCAAGACCTGCATCACCTCAAAGAACCAGGGGGACGCGGGGCTGGTGAAGAGCCACAGTGTGCCGGCCGGCAGCATCGAGGCGAAAAAAGGCGCCCCCAAAAGGCAGTCGGACCCCAGCATCCGAGCTCTGTCGTACAGTGATGCTGAGGAGAAGCTGCTGGCTAAAGGGAGGGCCGAGAGCCAGAAGAGCGGTCTGTGTGGTGGCAGCACTAGTAgcatttccagcagcagcagctgcagtgggAATACAACCATGTCTCCGGCCCCTGGAGGGCCCCCATCTGGGCTGAGCCTTCCACAGGACCAGCAGTCCAGAGCAGTGCCCCCTCATGGTGTCCTCCCAGCCCCCAGTCATGACCTCTACCCTCACTGTGAGTCCCCAGACCTGAGCTACTACTCAGTAACACGTGCCTACTCTGGCCTGAGCCTCTCCTCCAGACGGAGCCCAGACTGTCGCTTCCCCAACGACACCGACCTGCGCTTAGGTTCCATGGGCTCAGCGGGCTCCGAGTGCGGCAGCGAGAGCAGCGTCAGTTGCGGCAGCAGCTGCGACTCGTACAGCGAGCGGTCGTGTCCTGGATGCCCCCCGGACACCTTACTGGAGGACAGCGTTCATTTTGCCAACCCCCACGGCCGGCTGTATCCTCACCACGCCACGTCCAACCATGAACTGTGTGGCCTCCATCCTGCTGAATATACCAGCATCCCACACAGCCACACGTCTAATCCAGGAGTCCACAGCTACCACCTGAGTGCAGCCCGAGGGCAGAGCTGTGCCCATGATCAGCCTCCACCAGAGGCCCCACCGAAGCGCCCCCTCTACCCCCTGCCCCCTCACCTCCAACACCAGCCTCTCACTGCCCGCTCCAGCTGCCCAGGCGACTACCACTCCCTGCCCCAGTCCAACCCTCACCCCCCCGGCTCTCCTCTTGGCCGCTGTCTGGCGCCCACACGGGCAGAGAGCGTGTCTGACTCACACCTGCACGAACACCTGTCTGCGTCGCACCATCACCACCGGCCTAAAGCGTTGCCCAGCTGGGACTCGTACTACCGGCAGCCGCTTCCTGCCAGGTACGAGCTGGCCACCTATCAGAGCCTCCCGGACACCTGGCAGTCCTCCTGGCACACTCCCCCCTGGGCACAGGACGGCTACACCCAGCACCACTCCTCCCACCCAGCCCTCCACCCGTCCCCCACACGCTACCTAAGCCACCCGCCGCCCCCGGCACACTCTCCCCACCCGCCTCACCCGTCCAGCACCCCTCTCCCGCCTTACCCTCCTCACAGCTCCCACCTCACAGTGCCCTCCcaccctccccctccctcctacCTGACGCAGCACCCAGATTCCCCTGCACACGGTCGCTACGGCGACGTGAGGGAGAAAGTGTACGTCAACCTGTGTAACATCTTCCCCCCGGAGCTGGTGAGTCGGGTGATGTCCAGAAGCCCCCACATCACCGACCCCCAGCAGCTGGCAGCCGCCATCCTGGCAGAGAAAGCCCAGAAAGGATACTGA